A portion of the Kribbella jejuensis genome contains these proteins:
- a CDS encoding sigma-70 family RNA polymerase sigma factor: MRTVVESEAGSEDFGTLSEPFRRELLAYCYRMLGSVHEAEEVVQDVLLDAWRAYDRFEGRSSLRTWLYRIAARACLKALEKGRRRPLPADLGAPDSSPDARLVQQSPEVPWLQPIPDYLFTAAPVDPETAVVERQTMRLALVGALQQLPPRQRAVLILRDVLQWRAAEVAELLDMTTAAVNSALQRARAVVPLSEDSVTEPSEPQQRALLDRYAKAFETADVDQLVAVLTEDARLEMPPIDNWFEGRDTIVAFLAKQMRTIGPAELVATSANGQPAFAVYARGADGTYRPHALHVLTLTPHGVSRIVAYHGPGLFPLFGL; encoded by the coding sequence ATGCGCACCGTGGTTGAGTCCGAGGCCGGCAGCGAGGATTTCGGGACGCTGAGTGAACCGTTCCGACGGGAGTTGCTGGCGTACTGCTACCGCATGCTCGGCTCGGTCCACGAGGCCGAGGAAGTGGTACAGGACGTGCTTCTCGACGCCTGGCGGGCCTACGACCGGTTCGAGGGCAGGTCTTCGCTACGGACCTGGCTGTACCGGATCGCGGCGCGGGCCTGTCTCAAGGCGCTCGAGAAGGGCCGGCGCAGGCCGCTGCCCGCCGACCTCGGCGCGCCCGATTCGAGCCCGGATGCTCGGCTGGTCCAGCAAAGCCCCGAAGTACCGTGGCTGCAGCCGATCCCCGACTACTTGTTCACAGCCGCCCCGGTCGATCCCGAAACAGCCGTGGTGGAACGACAGACGATGCGCCTCGCCCTGGTCGGAGCACTCCAGCAACTACCACCGCGACAGCGTGCCGTGCTGATCCTTCGCGACGTACTGCAGTGGCGGGCCGCCGAGGTCGCCGAACTGCTGGACATGACGACCGCGGCCGTCAACAGCGCGCTACAGCGAGCCCGAGCGGTCGTTCCGCTCAGCGAGGACAGTGTCACCGAACCTTCCGAACCACAGCAGCGAGCGCTTCTCGACCGCTACGCCAAGGCCTTCGAAACCGCCGACGTCGATCAACTCGTCGCGGTCCTGACCGAGGACGCACGCCTGGAGATGCCGCCAATCGACAACTGGTTCGAAGGCCGCGACACGATCGTCGCCTTCCTGGCCAAGCAGATGCGGACGATCGGGCCGGCCGAACTGGTCGCCACCTCGGCCAACGGACAGCCTGCCTTCGCGGTGTACGCCCGCGGCGCGGACGGTACGTACCGTCCACACGCACTACACGTACTGACACTCACCCCGCACGGCGTCAGCAGGATCGTCGCCTACCACGGCCCCGGACTGTTCCCGCTGTTCGGCCTCTGA
- a CDS encoding MarR family winged helix-turn-helix transcriptional regulator — translation MIATDLTRLGEALVVASTRLSRLATRNVNTLPHAAMRVLGRLDELGQARISDLAKADRTSQPTMSNLVQRLEEQGSVLRTQDPADSRASLISLTDAGLAELRSARHQAGEALAAHLGQLPATDLATLEAAVAVIHKLLTLESLEDTPR, via the coding sequence GTGATCGCAACTGACCTGACCCGGCTCGGAGAAGCGCTGGTGGTCGCGTCGACGCGGCTGTCGCGGCTCGCCACCCGGAACGTGAACACGCTGCCGCATGCCGCGATGCGCGTGCTCGGGCGGCTCGACGAGCTCGGGCAGGCCCGGATCAGTGACCTGGCGAAGGCCGACCGGACCTCGCAGCCGACCATGTCCAACCTCGTGCAGCGGCTCGAGGAGCAGGGTTCGGTACTGCGTACCCAGGACCCGGCCGACTCCCGCGCCAGCCTGATCAGCCTCACCGACGCAGGTCTCGCCGAACTGCGCAGCGCCCGCCATCAGGCCGGCGAGGCGCTCGCCGCGCACCTGGGTCAGCTGCCCGCGACGGACCTCGCCACCCTCGAGGCCGCGGTCGCCGTCATCCACAAACTCCTCACCCTTGAATCGTTGGAGGACACGCCCCGGTGA